The genomic region CGAAGAAGGATTATATTCCTTGGGAGGTTTTCCCCATACGAACGAGTGAAAACTATATAGTGATTTTTTTTCATCTCTATATACTATTTCTCTGTCCTACACTAATATAAAAATCGCTTTTATATTATAAGACGGAAGAAAtactagtttacttttcatgtaaCCCCAGAGAAATTATTCATTGTTTCTACTACAACAATATTATACACCTGACACTATAGAGCAGTTATTGTGTTCTTCACGTGCAACAAGACAACTGCTATTACAGACTCATGGTCTCTTCTATTCCTGCATTTTTAGAAACTCTTAAGTTATGAACCAAACATGCCCTAAAAAGATATTGTAGTATAAAATTACCGCAATTTTCCTTTGGGGTAAAAAAAAACAACCCTGCATTTCCCCTTCGCTCAATTCCTTGAACCAAAAGGGCCTAAACATTGTGTGCATCTTCACATAATAGACCAAATGGAAAATGAATCATCGAAATGAAGGTAAACCGTTAATCAGCAGTAAGCCAGTGCAAATCTGAACAAAGCAGGATATAACGTCTGCACGAATGACTGGAGCCAGGAGGCAAATATCAGTTCTCAAGAGCCTGCAGCAAACAAAATCGTTCTGGCTTGCAGACATGCATCCATCCATACATCAAGCATTAAAATTTGAAACCTTGTTAACTGAAATTTGAAGGCCAAATGTTTTCACTCGGGCACAGCTCAATCTGCTATAGACGAGCAAACAGAACAGAGGCACGGCTGAGCTCGTGCACAAGAATACTGTGACAGCAAAGCTTCAAATGAAAATGCTTTGACCAAAATGAAGCTACACTCACAGCCTCTGAAGCTTTCGTGAAGTAAGCCTACCAGAAAAAAGAAAATGTGCTAGATGCACTGATAAATCGATGATTGCTTGCAACTTTTACCAAGGTAATGTCAGCTGAGTCTCCTGAACTTGCTACATTGGCACAAAGAATCAACTTGCACTCATTCCACTTTCAGGACTATCTTcattagctcgtatacaaaatagcTGATAGATGCCGATGGCAGAAcctgaagaagagaaagaaatccaGTTACATCAGATAATCTCAAACAAACTAGCATGTGAAGTTGACTAACACAGATAGTAAGGTTAACTGATACATGTAGGTCCAACTTACCGAATAACCTAAACACTCATTAGGCTTGGTTACATCAGACAAACCAAAACAAACTAGCATGCAAAGTTGAATAACACGAATATTCAGGTTAACTAATACTATATGTAGATCTAAGTTGCCGAATAACCTAGCCACACTAGGATTGGTTGCCCCTTTCATACGGAAAATCGGAAATCAGAATCACTAGAATACCACTATCTATTAAATAATTTCACTGAGATCTCCCGATATTACATGGGAAACCATGAGCTAAGGCTCAAAGCTGATCACTAAATCCGCAAATCAAATGTTTTTTTTTCTGGAAGAAACATGTACCTGTAACAAGCTGGGGATCAAGCCAACGTAAAGTGCTGGTACTCCACCTTTATCAACAATTTTTAGGCATGTTGCAAGTGCATTCATCTTTGTTGCTTTGACTTGCAACTGTAGCTGTCTCCTAACTACTTCAAAAGGGTATGTGGCTGCCTCAGCGCAGCACCCAGCGATGGCCCCATAGAGTAACGTCCTAACAGTGCCCAACTCAAGCTGATCTAATGCATTTGCCTCTTGACCTTGTTGTTTCATCATTGATATTCTCCTCTTTCCTTCGGGTGAATGCAGATAAGCCATCTTCAGTATGTCATACACCCCGTAGAATACAGCGCCAGAGGGTGCCATGCTAATAAGAGAAGGCACTAATCCCTTGTACAGTGAGAACAACCCTTCAGTCTGGATCATGTGGCGGGCAACACCAATAACCCCACCTAATGCTTCACCGCCAGGGGCAACCATCTTTGTCCTAATCTGAAATCAACAGGTTAATCCAGACAATACTTAGCAATTAATGATGGCACAAAAAAGTGGGATAATTCAGAACCCAAGAGGACATACCGTATCCATGGGTATGCACATTATCGTTGATGTAACACCAGCAGAAGCACCAGCGATAAATCTCTCAAGATTGGTTGTTTCTTCATTACCAGACCATTTGAGAAGTTGCTTTCTGTAACTGTCATATGCATAGAAGTTGACCGCCTTAAATGGAGCAGTACGGAGGATATTGACTAAGTTCCCTTTCCAAAAGCCTTTCAATCCTTCCGTTGTTGCAATCGCTTGGATAAGCTCAAATAGATTCCTCTGCTCACCACGAACTATATACTCCAACTTTAGCCTCTCAAGGGGAGCAACAACTGTTCTACACGAGATATACAAATTAGGGAAGAAATGTTTAAGACTTTAAGCAGCAGAAATGGAAATACGGACCCACTCTGCATATTAATTATCACAATTAAAATTCCATCCTGGACTATCCCCTGAAACCACTCAGGTTCTGGTACAGGTGGTTTAGTTTCAGGTTTGTCTTTATTTGCATTCATCTTTTAGTTTATACGTTCTAGGTTTCCAGAGGCATGAGAAAATAACTGCCTACACATTATACATTGAAAGCAGGCAGAAAATAGCATCCCTAATTCGCAGGATTCCAAAAAAGAAAGGAATAGGGTAATGTAAGGGTGTATTTTCTGTTAAGATAGAAAAGTGACATGGTAGACATGTCATATCAAGTAAATAGCTTGGAATCTAGTTTGTGGATGAAGGTCCAGATCTTTCTTAGACCAGAACAAAACAGATAACAGAGTCCAATAACACCAACTCACCAAGATAGACATCTAAAATAAGTAGCAAATACAGATCAAATGCTCAAGAGAGGTCAGGAGCTATGAAAAATTACTACAATGATTGTACATAGTACTGTGTAGTAGGCTAGTAGCATCATTTAGCTATTGAACGATGAGGCTTGAAGGACATTGTGCTGGGTCGGAGCCAACATACCCCCATAAGTACCACAATCCATCTCTATCATGTCCTTGAGATTCTAAGACAACATTTGCGCAAGGTCAGCCCACAGGGTAGAAAAGAAAAGTGCCAAGTCTTCTATAATCTCAAGAACCTGATATAGGTAGATTTTGGCAGCTATAAGGGTAACCTAGAACAATATCCTTCAAGCCACCTTAATCCTTATTCAATATATCTAACCAATGCTGCTACACAGTACTATGTAAGCTAACCGTATTAACTGCTGATGTGTTTCACCCAGAAGAAGAAATTCGACTGCTGTGAACCTAATTTTCAACCGGATTACAATCCATCTTAGAGGTAGAGGGGGTCGGGCAGCGACGACTTGGAGCAGAACGGCACTAGGTGAAGGAGGCCACTAATTTGGAGAGAAAAGGATCTAGACTAGCAGGTCAATGAAGACCATAGCAGACGAGTATAGACCACTTGTTTACTCCTTACTTGCTTATAAAGAAGGCGTTCCATCCTCCTAACAGACAAGATAGGTTTAATAACTAAAAAGATAATTTCTAAGTCCTACCTCCCATACGTGAAGCACCCCTGTGGTTAACCTGATACTGCCTCTTGTGCAGCCAGCTGGCCGTAACATAAGCAGTACCTAGCAAAGTAGCTGATGTTCTTTCTTTGTGGTAGCACAATGATGCTGCTAGGGCCCAAGGCACACCGCCACAACAATCCACAGTGTTATGTAGGCAAGAGAAAGGCTAAACTATTGCCTCTGTTGTCTCTAGCTTCTGCTATCACTACTGGTCAGCTCCATATTACCATGTGTTCTCGAGCTAAGTATATCTCCAAATTTAGTGAGTAATCAGCAACCCTAGATAGGAAGTTCCAACAAACTCGTTCCGCCACATGTGATAATGTATTTATCTCTGACATAACGTTCTCTTCAGCAAGTGGGTTGGCCAGGCTATAAAACTATATTAATTGTTGAAGCCACAACATTAATGAGTTCTGCTTTGCTCGCTAAAAGCTGCAGAAACCACAAAATTTGAAATTTGTGTAGAATCACAAAAAATATGCGGTTCCATGCAGTCAACCTAGTAACATTGATCTTAACCTAAGTGATATTACCTTTCCTGTTTCTAAAATCATGGGTTTATTTTGGCAAGAAATGGATCTAGTTTCCCCTGATAGATCAAACAAGACAGAGCTCTTGCCGCCTCAAACTTCAGGCTTACTCTATGCCCTTTGATGCAAAATTACTTCTTAACTACACAGCTTGCATGCCCACAAAAATTTATGATGTCCAAATGCTACTTATGATGTACTACAATCAGTTTTGTAAAGCTTGTCATTTTGGACATCGACAATGTCTATAAAGCACAATTTCGACCGCAAATTTCCATTTCAGTATATTCACTAAATCCACACTCTTATGGAAATACTTTTTAAGAGAAATCTGCACAAAGGAATGCGGTGCTAAAAGGTTTTGGAAATTTGACTTCACGTTCACGTATGACCGAAAACAATAAGTTatagtttcaaaagtttgacttcccGTTCACGCATGACCCAAGACGACAAGTTTTAATGAAGTGGACAGTGTAGCACTTGATTATGTTTTTCCACATACGATCCAAAACAGGATCGGGTTGCACTATCGTTAGGATAACGGAGCAAGAGGAAACCAGCATCCAGCGCAACAAAACAAAAAACCAAACAGATTTTTTAATGAAGTGGACAGAACAGCAGTTAGTTGTTATGCCACAGAAGGCCAATTTGTCAAAGTCGGCTGCATCTAGAGGCCAATCGTCCAAGCACTCGTAGCAATTGGCAAAACAATCTGAGATGAAGTGATCTACAATAACTAACTTATGTCATAGTCCATCTATCACAAAATCTAAGCAGTAGGAAAAGTAAAAGGCTAAAATCCTAATAAAGGCAGTAGATACTGCTTACTAACAAACTTCCCAATCAATTGCATTCAACCAACCATACTCTCCAAGTACCCCTGAACCTGAGCTTGCAACACACAGCTTGGTTTAAATTCGTTAGTATCAGACACAGATCTTTTGTTTCCCATGCTTGTAGGTCCAGGCTAGCTAGGGCCCCTAGGTCGTTTGCTGAGAGcaattttttctttcttcttcttttttggctTTGTCGTTGGTGGGTGTTTGTAAATAGTGGTCTTTCGATCTATCTTGGAGATTTCTTCTTGATAAAAAAAATACAGGTTCCGGTAGACCAAACTTGAGATAGGAGGAGTCCGTGAAAAGAGATTTGAAGTactggaatatcaccaaagaactagccattgACAGGGGTGTGTGGAAGTTAGCTATCCATGTGTGCGTGGAAGTTGGCTATCCATGTGCCAAAACCATGACTTGGtttcgagatcttatgggtttcaactctagcctacttcaacttgtttgggactgaaaagctatgttgttgttgttgctgctgctgctgtttgaaCCATAACAGATTCCAGGCACGTTTGCGAAAATATAATTATCTGACACACACGTCTTATGCCACCTCCGTGGCGTTAAAACTGAAGAGGATAGTCTGGCATGAGACTCGAAATCTCGTACCAGTGCGCTCCATTTGCTGACCCCAGCAAGCTCAATTCATTTGACTACAAAGGGAACGGCATTACAGCTATGGTATTTGGGACAAGTGTTCTGCTGCAAGTTTATTTGATGTAATTGCATCATAACTATGGTGTATTCTCAGCATACCCGAACAATGCACCTAGGAGTTTCAACAACCATACTTTGATAATACTTGGGACTGCGGCGATACCTTGAGACCATGGCGGCGACGGCTCCAGACCAGAGATGCTTGGTGGTGTTCATGGCGCCGGCCCCAGAATGAGCCTCCTTCTCCTCCGTCAGCTTCccgtccgcctccgcctccaccagcACCAGCCCCTCCGCGCCCCTCCCGGCGACCAGCCCCTCCGCGACCTCCGCCCCTCCGCCCTTCTCATCCCCGCTCGTGAGCAGCCCCACGGGGGCCGGCGCGAACCCCCTGCCCCCCTTGACCGACATCGTCATCGAGAGGAACCCCGGCCGcgccctcccacgccgccgccgcggcACGCCGAAGGAGGCCGAGCAGCCGGGCATGGCCGCGAGGAGCGCGCCGTgcgccgccgcgtcgccggcgtcgaggaacagccccgccgccgccccctcgcccgcGGCCGGCAGCCACATCTCCAGCCACGGCATGGCGGCGGGCCCAAGACGCACGGATGCTACAGGCCGCTTCTGCTGCTAGGGTTAGCGAGGCTGGAGAAGCATCGGTTTTATCGAGGGGGGCCTGAGTAATCCAGCTGAACACCGATCAGCTCGGGGCGGGGTGGCGAGGAAGTAGATGCGGGGGTGGTGGCGGCGCAAGGGAAGGAAAGACGGGATTTTTATCCTTGTTCTTGCGAGCCGCGATTTTGTTTGCAGTTGgtggggaggggaggagggggggaaTTGCCTCCGGCTCCTGGCCTTGGATCTTGCCGCCCGGAGGCAGGAGAGGCCAAGCGGCGGCGAACGAGGCGAATTTCTTCCCATTTGTTAATATTTCTTGGATAACGTTTTCTGTAGAGTTTTTCTTGTTCCTCTTTTTTGTCCATTCGTTTACGTGGATGCTAGCACGGCGCCGGAGCGATGGATCGAATGCCCACCCGCCCAAAGGAGGAACGATGATGGGTCAATCGTGCACGTTTCGAGATGGTGAAAAACTTGTCATCTCTGCCTGCCTGCACGCTTGCGTGATGTGTAAACTGCttagcactccctccgttccatagtGTCGAAAACGCTCTTGTATTAGGAGTCGGAGGGAGTACTGTAGTCGACAGTCTTCCTATGTATGCTCGGTGATGTGAAACGGCGACAGAAAATCCTCGATGCAGCATCAAGAGTGCAAGTTTTTTCTTTTTTACGAATAATCAAGAGTGCAAGTTCACCAAGGAAAAGTGTGGCATGTGCTTATCTTTGAAAAATGGTGTATTGTTCTGCGATATTCTCACTCTGTTTTGCGAGTGACTGGCAAACAGGAATCTGCCCTGTTGAGAAACCATCGAAAGCCTATTTGACACCTGATTTGTGAGTGCTTGGCAAACAGGTACCGTGATGCGCTCCACTTGACGAATACTAGCAACCGCCCAAATCCTATTTGGCGCCCGTTGCGCCGGTTAAAGGCGTTGGCGCGAATGGGCGCACATCCTACCCCCTCCTCCATCGATGCTATGTGGGCCCGCCCATTAAAAAGTATCTGAGGAGTTCGGTCGCTGGTTTTGGCAAACTTCCAGAAGCTACCCAGCCTTTTATTAATTATTTTTGATGTTTTTGTTTTTTACcggttttgttttgtttgtttctttttctgtttattttctttttacttttcatttcattttattttatttttcattttcaaaatacacaaattttttccaaattttatgattttaaaaatgttgatgAACTTCTtcaattttctttttttggggaaactgatgaacttttttcaaattggtgaactttttaaaaaaatttaattttttttcagaatggatgattttttttaatttgtgaactttttttttccaaaaacaataattttttcaaaattgatgaagttTTCCCAAATTTGTGATATTTTTCCAAATTCCTTAACTTTCTTGAATCCGTGAACCTTTTTTGAacccatgattttttttgaatttgtgaacgaGTTCTTTTAAATCCTATTTTAAAAAAACTAATCATATTTTTTCAAAAAGCCAATGGTCAACAAATCAATCAGTCAATGACTATGACTAACCGGTTAATCCCGATCGATCAACCACGACCAGAGACAGGGAAGCCGGAGCTGCTCCATCGAGCGTTGGCCTCCACAAAGGGCCGTCCTACGAGGGGTGCACGTGAGGGCCGCTTCCCTCCCTCGTGCTAAAGGCGCCAAGGAGGAGGTCTCAAGCTGTCAAGCACAACAGGTTCTTCTTGCTCGCCGCCTCTCCATCAGTGGATATGATTTCACAACAGATAAGCCTGATCATACATGGGATGGGCCGGGCTGGGTTTTGGGTTGGGCTAAATAAAGCCTGTATGAAAATACCAAGCGAGAGTGTGGCCTGTGAACACTGCTTTTTTTATTTGAGTCGATCATTTCTGGGAGTAAAAATATATTGTTATGCCTACTTTCTGAAAAATTACTATTCTCTTCGTCTCTGAAAAGGAAGGCCGATCAATTTTTTTTCTGAAGTCAAACAGTGAAAAATTGACCAAGTTTATACTAAAAACTACAAGGACCTGTGATGCTAAATTAATATCATTAGACACACTCTCCACACAAAAACATATCATTAGATACACAGTGAAATATATTTACATATTATGTCTATCTAAGATTGTAGTTTTTGATGAATTTTCCTACAAACTTAGTCAACCTAATTATCATTTTACTTGACAAAAAAATCACATGCCTTTTTTTAGAGACGGAGGGAGTCTTTATAGTCATTTAGTTTTTTCCGGGCTTTTGGATGGGCTTTAGCAGAAAAATTGAGCACAAGGTCGACCCGATTGTCATGCATgagggccgggctgcccatgctcAACATTTGTTTGTTACTATGTTGATAGGTACATACATCATTTCTGGTGCATAAACGGTCATTTGCACATATAGTCTCCCAGAGCGGGTTCTAACTTGTGAGTGTGGACAACCTTTTCTAATGCGAAGTAGTCTCATAACGGAACTCTCCCGAAGGAAATCAAAACTATTTCAGTGATCCTACTTTTCGGTTGACAATGTTGTTATTTGCTCACCCCAACTTTTTTAACGGAAGTTGAGTTGGGGCTCGACGTATTTTGTGTCAACTATAAATATGCACTTGTTGCCTCCCAAAATCAAACACACCATTGTATTCTTTCGCATCAAGTCATTTATTGCCAATGAGAAGTAGGGAATACATTGACCAAGAAAGCTCGAGAAGAAGTATTAGAGCTTATGTGATACTCCCAACCCTCCATTATGTATATCGGAACAAGGTCAAATGGTTGAACCCTCTTTTGTAGTAGTTGCCTCCCAACCCTCCACTATTTGTGATCCTAGCTCAAAGATGCTTGTCGACAAGGATCGTGTATCTTGACGGTACCCGTGCGGGGTCCTCCTGCAAGCCAAATATAATGCAAAGCATACCCTTCATATCACACTCCAATGTCTCCCCCTCCA from Triticum aestivum cultivar Chinese Spring chromosome 4A, IWGSC CS RefSeq v2.1, whole genome shotgun sequence harbors:
- the LOC123088109 gene encoding probable mitochondrial adenine nucleotide transporter BTL3, with the translated sequence MPWLEMWLPAAGEGAAAGLFLDAGDAAAHGALLAAMPGCSASFGVPRRRRGRARPGFLSMTMSVKGGRGFAPAPVGLLTSGDEKGGGAEVAEGLVAGRGAEGLVLVEAEADGKLTEEKEAHSGAGAMNTTKHLWSGAVAAMVSRTVVAPLERLKLEYIVRGEQRNLFELIQAIATTEGLKGFWKGNLVNILRTAPFKAVNFYAYDSYRKQLLKWSGNEETTNLERFIAGASAGVTSTIMCIPMDTIRTKMVAPGGEALGGVIGVARHMIQTEGLFSLYKGLVPSLISMAPSGAVFYGVYDILKMAYLHSPEGKRRISMMKQQGQEANALDQLELGTVRTLLYGAIAGCCAEAATYPFEVVRRQLQLQVKATKMNALATCLKIVDKGGVPALYVGLIPSLLQVLPSASISYFVYELMKIVLKVE